The following are from one region of the Paraglaciecola sp. L1A13 genome:
- a CDS encoding NADH:ubiquinone reductase (Na(+)-transporting) subunit D produces the protein MADTKEMKKVLFGPILDNNPIALQILGVCSALAVTTKLETALVMSLALTAVTAFSNLFISMIRSQIPSSVRIIVQMTIIASLVIVVDQILKAYSYEISKQLSVFVGLIITNCIVMGRAEAFAMKSPPFISFLDGIGNGLGYSFVLIVIGTIKELFGFGTILGFEILPLIQNGGWYQGNGLLILPFSSFFLIGGLIWFIRTIKPEQVEPKE, from the coding sequence ATGGCTGATACTAAAGAAATGAAAAAGGTATTGTTTGGGCCAATCCTAGACAATAACCCAATTGCACTACAAATCCTGGGCGTATGTTCAGCATTAGCAGTAACCACTAAGTTAGAAACGGCATTAGTAATGTCACTCGCTCTTACCGCGGTAACGGCATTTTCTAACTTATTTATCTCTATGATCCGTTCACAAATACCGTCTTCGGTACGTATTATCGTACAGATGACGATTATTGCGTCTCTGGTAATCGTAGTGGATCAAATCCTTAAGGCATATTCTTACGAGATATCTAAGCAGCTCTCGGTATTTGTTGGTTTAATTATTACCAACTGTATCGTAATGGGTCGTGCAGAAGCCTTCGCTATGAAGAGCCCGCCTTTTATTAGTTTCCTTGACGGGATTGGTAATGGCTTAGGTTATTCTTTTGTATTGATTGTTATTGGTACAATTAAAGAGTTATTTGGTTTCGGTACTATTCTGGGTTTCGAAATTCTACCTCTTATACAAAACGGCGGTTGGTATCAAGGTAATGGCTTGCTTATTTTGCCATTCAGCTCGTTCTTCTTAATCGGTGGTTTAATTTGGTTCATTAGAACGATTAAACCTGAACAAGTAGAGCCTAAGGAGTAA
- a CDS encoding Na(+)-translocating NADH-quinone reductase subunit A, whose amino-acid sequence MIKIKKGLDLPITGAPEQKIHDGPVITKVAVLGEEYIGMRPTMHVQVGDKVQKGQMLFEDKKNLGVKFTAPASGTVIEVNRGAKRVLQSVVIQVEGDDAVVFDKYAESELSSIAADKVQNNLVESGLWTALRTRPYSKIPALDSKPHSIFVSAMDTSPLAGDPAVIIAQRSADFINGLRVISCLTEGKVFVSKAPGADIPVGDVKVDVNEFSGPHPAGLVGTHIHHLDTVGVGKKVWHVGYQDVAAIGALFTSGTLNSERVVSLAGPAAKKPRLIKTVLGASISELISGETTEGDVRAISGSVLQGNNAHGVHGYIGRYHVQISLIKEGREKEFLGWIKPGANQHSVTRAYLAHFSPKKLFNMTTTTNGSDRSMVPIGNYERVMPLDILPTLLLRDLISGDTDGAQTLGCLELDEEDLALCTYVCPGKYNYGPILRESLDKIEKEG is encoded by the coding sequence ATGATTAAAATCAAGAAAGGGTTAGATCTTCCGATTACGGGAGCGCCAGAACAAAAAATTCACGATGGTCCAGTGATTACTAAGGTTGCTGTATTAGGTGAAGAATACATTGGTATGCGTCCAACTATGCATGTGCAAGTTGGTGATAAAGTGCAAAAAGGCCAAATGCTGTTCGAAGACAAAAAGAATCTAGGTGTGAAATTTACCGCCCCTGCTTCTGGTACTGTCATCGAAGTTAACCGTGGTGCAAAACGTGTTTTGCAATCAGTGGTTATCCAAGTGGAAGGCGATGACGCGGTAGTTTTCGACAAATATGCCGAATCTGAACTGTCATCTATCGCGGCTGATAAAGTGCAAAATAATCTAGTTGAATCTGGATTATGGACTGCCCTTCGCACACGCCCGTATAGCAAAATACCTGCATTGGATAGCAAACCCCATTCAATTTTCGTCAGCGCAATGGATACAAGTCCACTTGCGGGTGACCCCGCGGTTATTATTGCTCAGCGTAGTGCTGACTTTATCAACGGTTTACGCGTTATTTCGTGTTTGACCGAAGGTAAGGTCTTCGTGAGCAAAGCACCTGGTGCTGATATTCCAGTGGGTGACGTAAAAGTCGATGTAAACGAATTTTCTGGGCCCCATCCAGCAGGTTTGGTCGGCACACATATCCATCATTTGGATACGGTAGGTGTGGGCAAAAAGGTTTGGCATGTTGGCTATCAAGATGTGGCTGCTATCGGTGCTTTATTCACTTCGGGTACACTTAACAGTGAACGTGTTGTGTCATTAGCGGGTCCTGCGGCTAAAAAACCTCGCTTAATCAAAACGGTACTCGGTGCAAGTATCAGTGAACTTATCTCGGGTGAAACTACAGAAGGCGATGTGCGTGCTATTTCGGGTTCGGTTTTACAAGGGAATAATGCCCATGGTGTTCACGGCTATATTGGTCGTTACCATGTGCAAATTTCGTTGATTAAAGAAGGCCGCGAAAAAGAATTTCTAGGCTGGATTAAGCCTGGTGCTAATCAGCATTCAGTTACACGAGCTTATTTAGCACATTTCAGTCCCAAGAAATTATTCAATATGACCACAACGACTAATGGTTCAGACCGTTCTATGGTGCCAATTGGTAACTATGAGCGCGTTATGCCGTTAGACATTTTACCAACTTTATTGTTGCGTGATTTGATTTCTGGTGACACTGATGGTGCTCAAACATTGGGTTGTTTGGAGTTAGACGAAGAAGATTTAGCGCTTTGTACCTATGTTTGCCCAGGTAAATATAACTACGGGCCGATCTTGCGCGAGAGTCTAGACAAGATTGAGAAAGAGGGTTAA
- the fabV gene encoding enoyl-ACP reductase FabV, which translates to MVIKPKIRGFICTNAHPDGCAASVAQQIEYVTSQGDLGNGPKNVLVIGSSTGYGLASRIVSAFGYGANTLGICFEKAPSERKTATAGWYNTAAFHKQAKTKGLFAETINGDAFSNEIKAQAIETIKREMGQVDLVIYSLASPRRTDPETGEVYKSTLKPVGQAYTTKTYDTDKDRIHDISLEPANDDEIAQTIKVMGGEDWELWLAALADAGLLADGCKTTAYTYIGKELTWPIYGQATIGKAKEDLDRAAAAIVSNNKAKHVEAYVSSLKALVTQASSAIPVMPLYISLIYKVMKEEGTHEGCIEQIKGLFTERLFADSPQLDEMGRLRMDGKETNDATQAKIKALWDRVTQENFHELSDYAGYHHEFLKLFGFDIEGVDYEAEQNTLADWE; encoded by the coding sequence ATGGTTATTAAGCCAAAGATCCGTGGCTTTATTTGTACAAATGCGCATCCAGACGGTTGTGCCGCGAGTGTTGCCCAGCAGATTGAATATGTAACGTCTCAAGGTGACCTTGGTAATGGTCCGAAGAATGTACTGGTCATCGGTTCATCGACTGGTTATGGCTTGGCATCACGAATTGTTTCTGCCTTTGGCTATGGCGCAAATACGCTAGGGATATGCTTTGAAAAAGCGCCCAGTGAACGTAAAACCGCCACTGCTGGTTGGTATAATACCGCTGCTTTTCATAAACAAGCTAAGACTAAAGGTCTGTTCGCTGAAACGATAAACGGCGATGCGTTCTCTAATGAAATTAAAGCTCAGGCTATCGAAACCATTAAGCGTGAGATGGGACAAGTTGATCTGGTCATATATAGCCTGGCATCCCCTCGTCGAACTGATCCTGAAACAGGTGAAGTTTATAAGTCTACCTTGAAGCCTGTAGGGCAAGCCTATACCACTAAAACCTATGATACAGATAAAGACCGTATCCACGATATATCCCTTGAGCCTGCAAATGATGATGAGATTGCACAAACCATTAAAGTCATGGGTGGGGAAGATTGGGAATTGTGGTTAGCGGCGCTTGCTGATGCTGGTTTACTCGCAGATGGCTGCAAAACTACCGCTTATACTTATATAGGTAAAGAGCTGACTTGGCCTATTTATGGTCAGGCAACTATTGGTAAGGCAAAAGAAGATTTAGACCGAGCTGCAGCCGCCATCGTGAGTAACAATAAAGCTAAGCACGTTGAAGCCTATGTTTCCTCTTTAAAAGCCCTTGTTACGCAAGCAAGTTCTGCAATTCCTGTCATGCCTTTGTATATTTCGTTGATTTATAAAGTGATGAAGGAAGAAGGCACCCATGAAGGGTGTATCGAACAAATCAAAGGTTTATTTACCGAACGTTTGTTTGCTGATTCACCTCAATTGGATGAAATGGGTCGTTTACGCATGGATGGAAAAGAAACCAATGATGCGACCCAGGCAAAAATTAAGGCCTTGTGGGACCGAGTGACCCAAGAGAATTTTCATGAGTTAAGTGACTATGCTGGATATCATCATGAGTTCTTGAAACTCTTTGGTTTCGATATTGAAGGTGTAGATTACGAAGCGGAACAAAATACGTTAGCAGATTGGGAATAA
- a CDS encoding alpha-ketoglutarate-dependent dioxygenase AlkB has protein sequence MQQSSLFPSEASTEPEILPLPDGNIRYFNHFLSTEEADHYCTRLLGSLAWRQDHIKLYGKQVKIPRLQAWYGDNDALYQYSGLNLRPNSWNDELKELRERCEAVCNVRFNSVLANCYRDGQDSMAWHSDNEPELGRYPVIASLSLGQVRNFDLKHRISGEKHRLPLEHGSLLIMAGGTQQFWLHSLAKTKKSLAPRINLTFRLVTPNLRR, from the coding sequence TTGCAACAATCTAGTTTATTTCCTTCGGAAGCATCGACCGAACCAGAAATACTGCCTTTACCTGATGGAAATATCCGCTATTTTAACCATTTTCTATCCACTGAAGAAGCGGACCATTATTGTACTCGACTGCTTGGTTCATTAGCGTGGCGTCAAGATCATATCAAATTGTACGGTAAACAGGTTAAAATCCCACGCTTACAAGCTTGGTACGGTGATAATGATGCGTTGTACCAGTATTCAGGGCTAAATTTACGGCCCAATTCCTGGAATGACGAGCTTAAAGAGTTACGTGAGCGCTGCGAAGCAGTGTGTAACGTTCGTTTTAATTCGGTACTGGCAAATTGCTATCGTGACGGCCAAGACAGTATGGCCTGGCATAGCGACAACGAACCCGAACTCGGGCGTTATCCGGTAATAGCCTCCTTAAGTTTGGGGCAAGTGCGTAATTTTGATTTGAAGCATCGTATAAGTGGCGAGAAACATCGTTTACCGTTAGAGCATGGTAGCTTGTTAATTATGGCGGGGGGCACCCAGCAATTTTGGCTACACAGTTTAGCTAAAACCAAAAAGTCATTGGCCCCACGGATTAACTTAACCTTTCGTTTGGTCACGCCAAATCTAAGGCGATAA
- the bolA gene encoding transcriptional regulator BolA, translating into MTVQQTIEDKLQTGFSPSHLQVVNESFMHNVPKGSESHFKVVIVSDEFTGKRLIGRHRAVNEVLAYELANSIHALAIHTYTEQEWITLQEQSPDSPNCMGGAKL; encoded by the coding sequence ATGACAGTACAACAGACAATAGAAGATAAATTACAGACTGGTTTTTCACCTTCCCATTTACAGGTTGTGAATGAGAGCTTTATGCACAATGTGCCAAAAGGTTCTGAAAGTCATTTTAAAGTGGTTATTGTTAGTGATGAATTTACTGGTAAGCGTTTAATAGGCCGTCACCGTGCAGTGAATGAAGTATTAGCATATGAATTAGCGAATAGTATTCATGCTTTGGCTATCCATACTTACACTGAGCAAGAGTGGATTACACTACAAGAACAGTCACCAGACTCACCTAATTGTATGGGAGGAGCGAAGTTATAA
- a CDS encoding GGDEF domain-containing protein: MQIVPSPPSHQTKAYQQTSVENNLTLVWYFSIVALIGFGVHLLHHLRLGNDAFSEQMMPYLTVYVSNVLYALLNLFLLPYARAISRTSWRVTLLELMYPTFLAFMATVLSIYTSIQGHGPVPFIMGMMVIAMLVQGHLAFLFCLLFLCWVTVSLGLLYELPIEDASSPILTCFTSMLIAIFIARLAERSRVDQFEILHELHEKNSLLEELAVQDPLTKLNNRRYFANKLESETARSLRYQHPLGLLIVDVDDFKKINDSDGHLIGDEVLIEIARLISQQLRSDDIVCRLGGDEFVILLVEADVEQSKEIATRICDSINENKFARTSHKVTVSIGYAQYTGQPLGNFMQQADKMMYTSKKRGKNQVAFFGYDFNSQSIK, from the coding sequence ATGCAGATAGTACCCAGTCCCCCTTCTCATCAAACCAAAGCTTATCAACAAACCTCAGTTGAAAATAATCTAACCTTAGTTTGGTACTTTTCAATTGTGGCTTTAATTGGCTTTGGTGTGCATTTGTTGCATCACTTACGTCTAGGAAATGACGCATTTAGTGAGCAGATGATGCCTTATCTGACGGTTTACGTTTCTAATGTGCTGTATGCATTACTCAATTTGTTTCTGTTGCCTTATGCTCGAGCAATATCTAGAACGTCGTGGCGAGTGACGTTACTCGAATTGATGTACCCAACATTCTTAGCTTTTATGGCGACTGTGCTATCTATTTATACCAGCATTCAAGGGCACGGTCCGGTACCTTTTATCATGGGTATGATGGTCATTGCCATGTTAGTACAAGGCCACTTGGCATTTTTGTTCTGTTTATTATTTCTGTGCTGGGTGACGGTCAGTCTCGGTTTGTTATATGAGCTGCCTATTGAGGATGCCTCGTCACCTATCTTGACTTGTTTTACCTCTATGCTGATTGCTATTTTTATCGCTCGATTAGCTGAGCGCTCTAGGGTCGATCAGTTTGAAATACTGCATGAACTGCACGAAAAAAATAGCTTGTTAGAAGAACTAGCCGTTCAGGACCCGCTAACAAAGTTAAATAACAGGCGTTATTTTGCCAATAAATTAGAATCAGAGACAGCTCGCAGCTTACGCTATCAGCATCCATTGGGGCTGCTGATAGTTGATGTAGATGATTTTAAAAAAATTAACGATAGCGACGGTCATTTGATCGGAGACGAAGTGCTTATCGAGATAGCTCGGCTAATCAGTCAACAGTTGCGTTCAGATGATATCGTTTGTCGGCTTGGCGGTGACGAATTTGTTATCTTATTGGTGGAAGCAGATGTGGAGCAGTCTAAGGAAATTGCGACGCGGATTTGTGATTCAATTAATGAGAATAAATTTGCTCGAACAAGTCACAAAGTCACTGTTAGCATTGGCTACGCTCAATATACAGGTCAGCCCTTGGGGAACTTTATGCAGCAAGCTGATAAAATGATGTACACCTCTAAAAAACGCGGTAAGAACCAAGTGGCGTTTTTTGGTTATGACTTCAATTCCCAATCTATCAAATAG
- a CDS encoding methyltransferase, with the protein MKTEFTLLDQTYQLLRYPAENQHISWQAWDAADEYLIEYAEYNMADRQDLNIFIYNDDFGALGVWFANRSPLWISDSYVAHKALELNLERNNVPEKQVTAHNSLYQPAVKADLVLIKLPKTLALLEQQLIDLQRCVTPDTKIIATGKANAIQKSTLALFEKHLGLTTTSLAKKKARLIFCQYDGIKNSSSPYPTQWKIDGSEFIMNNLANVFSRQQLDIGARVLLAHLPEANNKKVVDLGCGNGVLGLHILQQSPQAQVVFVDESFMAIASAKLNIAQNMPDKLSQCEFIVSNCLDEYPQSGDHSGGHNGKEIQQVDIVLCNPPFHQQNTITDHIALQMFRDSKRILKHGGELRVVGNRHLDYPQTIKRLFGHYKVLASDRKFSILSAIKK; encoded by the coding sequence ATGAAAACAGAATTCACGCTTTTAGACCAAACCTATCAATTATTGCGCTATCCAGCGGAAAATCAACATATCAGTTGGCAAGCATGGGATGCCGCTGACGAATACTTAATTGAATACGCTGAATACAATATGGCAGATCGCCAAGATTTAAACATCTTCATATACAACGATGACTTTGGTGCACTTGGCGTTTGGTTTGCTAACCGTTCACCGTTGTGGATAAGCGATTCATATGTGGCACACAAGGCGCTTGAACTCAATCTTGAGCGCAATAATGTCCCCGAAAAACAAGTCACCGCGCACAACAGCCTTTATCAACCTGCCGTGAAAGCTGATTTAGTATTGATTAAACTCCCAAAGACCCTAGCGCTACTGGAACAGCAATTAATTGATTTACAAAGATGTGTCACCCCAGACACAAAAATTATCGCCACGGGCAAAGCGAATGCCATTCAAAAGTCTACTTTAGCGCTATTTGAGAAGCATTTAGGCCTGACCACCACTTCACTCGCGAAGAAAAAGGCCCGTTTGATTTTTTGCCAATATGACGGTATTAAAAACAGTAGCAGCCCTTACCCTACTCAGTGGAAAATCGACGGCAGCGAATTCATAATGAATAACCTTGCCAACGTATTTTCACGCCAACAGCTGGACATAGGTGCACGTGTATTGTTGGCTCACTTACCTGAGGCTAATAATAAAAAGGTGGTTGATTTAGGATGTGGAAATGGCGTTTTGGGCCTACATATTTTGCAGCAATCTCCACAAGCGCAGGTTGTTTTTGTTGACGAGTCTTTTATGGCTATTGCATCAGCAAAGCTAAACATCGCACAAAATATGCCTGACAAATTATCTCAATGTGAGTTTATCGTCAGTAACTGCTTAGATGAGTATCCTCAATCTGGTGACCATTCTGGTGGCCATAATGGTAAAGAGATTCAGCAGGTCGATATAGTTTTATGTAATCCGCCATTTCATCAACAAAATACCATTACGGATCATATTGCGCTGCAAATGTTCCGCGACAGTAAACGTATCCTCAAGCATGGCGGGGAATTGCGCGTCGTTGGCAATCGACATTTAGACTATCCGCAAACGATTAAACGACTATTCGGTCATTACAAGGTACTTGCAAGTGATCGTAAATTCAGTATTTTATCAGCTATCAAGAAGTAG
- a CDS encoding YqaE/Pmp3 family membrane protein: protein MQKVNPLNLILAIFLPPLGALLQVGLSAHFFLNILLTLFGFIPGVIHAVWLVLKNK from the coding sequence ATGCAAAAAGTAAATCCATTAAATTTAATATTAGCTATTTTCCTACCGCCGTTAGGAGCCTTGTTACAAGTAGGCCTTAGTGCACATTTTTTCTTAAATATATTACTAACTTTATTTGGTTTTATACCCGGCGTTATCCATGCAGTATGGCTTGTTTTAAAAAATAAATAG
- a CDS encoding Na(+)-translocating NADH-quinone reductase subunit C has translation MSAKKETLGKTVGVVIAVCLVCSVIVSTAAVGLRSLQEANAKLDKQTNILESAGLLEPGQSKDQIAATYAERVEQKFVDLATGQYVEKDADYDMYKAARDPDKSIKPVPDTAGILRRPNVASVYLVKNPAGEVTRIVLPINGSGLWNLMYAMLAVDSDGNTVRELVYYDQKETPGLGGEVQNPEWKAKWDGKKLYKDGEVAIDVTKGADANDPYEVDALSGATLTSNGVQNTLDYWLGENGFGPYLKNQPWKS, from the coding sequence GTGTCGGCTAAAAAAGAAACATTAGGCAAAACGGTCGGCGTTGTTATCGCCGTATGTTTAGTTTGCTCAGTTATTGTATCTACGGCGGCCGTTGGTCTTCGTTCACTACAAGAAGCAAACGCTAAACTAGATAAGCAAACAAATATTTTAGAATCAGCAGGTTTGCTTGAACCTGGTCAAAGTAAAGATCAGATCGCTGCTACCTATGCAGAGCGTGTTGAGCAAAAATTCGTAGATTTGGCAACGGGTCAATATGTCGAAAAAGATGCTGATTACGATATGTATAAAGCGGCACGCGACCCAGATAAAAGTATTAAACCAGTACCTGATACAGCGGGTATTCTGCGCCGACCTAATGTGGCAAGCGTATACTTAGTTAAGAATCCCGCTGGTGAAGTTACCCGTATCGTGCTGCCTATTAATGGCAGTGGTTTATGGAACCTAATGTACGCCATGCTTGCAGTGGACTCTGACGGCAACACTGTGCGTGAGCTGGTTTATTACGATCAAAAAGAAACTCCGGGTCTTGGCGGTGAAGTTCAGAACCCTGAATGGAAAGCGAAGTGGGACGGTAAGAAATTGTATAAAGATGGTGAAGTGGCTATCGACGTAACTAAGGGGGCTGATGCAAATGACCCTTACGAAGTTGACGCTTTATCTGGTGCTACGCTAACCAGTAATGGCGTGCAAAATACACTTGATTATTGGCTGGGTGAGAATGGCTTCGGCCCTTACCTTAAAAACCAACCATGGAAATCGTGA
- a CDS encoding GNAT family N-acetyltransferase, with product MRLLNDADASFILGLLNEPGWLKYIGDRGVHTLDDAKAYILSGPLAMIKKYGFGLYLVERQEDLMPVGLCGLLQRDGLNWPDIGFAYCDQFRRQGIAFEVAQATLEYAQSVLRLTKVAALTATNNEASIGLLRKLGFAYERQIALSGQAEASNLYLKAL from the coding sequence TTGCGATTATTAAATGATGCTGACGCAAGTTTTATATTAGGGTTATTAAATGAGCCTGGTTGGTTGAAATATATCGGCGATCGCGGTGTGCATACCCTAGACGATGCTAAAGCATATATTCTTTCAGGGCCTCTAGCCATGATTAAAAAATACGGTTTCGGACTATATTTGGTTGAGCGACAGGAAGACCTTATGCCGGTGGGATTGTGCGGGTTATTGCAACGAGACGGGTTAAATTGGCCTGATATAGGTTTCGCTTATTGTGACCAGTTTCGCCGGCAGGGAATAGCATTTGAAGTTGCCCAAGCAACATTAGAATATGCGCAAAGTGTACTTAGGCTAACAAAAGTCGCTGCACTTACGGCGACAAATAACGAAGCCTCAATAGGACTGTTAAGAAAGCTTGGCTTCGCCTACGAACGTCAAATTGCGCTAAGTGGACAGGCTGAAGCCAGTAACTTGTATCTTAAAGCGTTGTAG
- a CDS encoding NADH:ubiquinone reductase (Na(+)-transporting) subunit B, protein MGLKAYLEKIEPNFEAGGKYEKWYALYEAAATIFYTPGKVNKAGTHVRDSIDLKRIMIFVWAATFPAMFYGMYNIGQQAHSVILNAGATMPDTWQAALFTTLGGQIGLESTGGLAMFLYGACFFLPIYAVTFIVGGFWEVLFASVRKHEINEGFFVTSVLFALTLPATIPLWQVALGITFGVVIAKEVFGGTGRNFLNPALSGRAFLYFAYPAQISGDAIWTAADGFSGATWLSQAAAGNVSDWSLNADWWDAFFGNIQGSVGEVSTLAILLGGLFIIYMRIASWRIVLGVLLGGAVFSTLLNVIGSDTNAMFAMPWYWHVVTGGFAFGMFFMATDPVSASFTNTAKWAYGFLIGLMCVLIRVLNPAFPEGMMLAILFANLWAPLFDYFVAQSNIKRRMARVG, encoded by the coding sequence ATGGGTTTAAAAGCATATTTAGAGAAAATTGAACCTAACTTTGAAGCGGGTGGTAAATACGAAAAATGGTATGCGCTTTACGAAGCTGCTGCGACTATTTTTTATACCCCAGGTAAAGTTAATAAAGCGGGTACTCACGTACGTGACAGTATTGATCTAAAACGTATTATGATTTTTGTTTGGGCTGCGACTTTCCCTGCTATGTTCTACGGTATGTACAACATAGGTCAGCAAGCTCATAGCGTTATTCTTAACGCTGGCGCAACAATGCCTGATACGTGGCAAGCAGCGCTATTTACTACGTTGGGCGGTCAAATTGGTCTTGAGTCTACGGGTGGTTTAGCCATGTTCCTTTACGGGGCATGTTTCTTCTTACCCATCTACGCAGTAACCTTCATTGTCGGCGGTTTCTGGGAAGTGCTCTTCGCTTCAGTACGTAAGCATGAAATTAACGAAGGTTTCTTCGTTACCTCTGTGCTGTTCGCATTGACGCTACCTGCCACTATTCCTTTATGGCAAGTAGCATTAGGTATCACCTTCGGTGTGGTAATTGCTAAGGAAGTATTTGGCGGCACTGGACGTAATTTCTTAAACCCAGCTCTTTCTGGTCGTGCATTTTTGTATTTCGCTTATCCTGCTCAAATTTCAGGAGATGCAATTTGGACTGCAGCAGATGGTTTCTCTGGTGCAACTTGGTTAAGCCAAGCCGCAGCCGGTAACGTGTCTGACTGGAGCTTGAATGCTGATTGGTGGGACGCCTTCTTCGGTAACATTCAAGGTTCTGTAGGTGAAGTTTCGACTTTAGCTATCTTACTTGGTGGGTTATTCATTATATATATGCGTATCGCCTCATGGCGCATCGTGTTGGGTGTTTTGTTGGGCGGCGCGGTATTTAGTACCTTGCTTAACGTCATTGGCAGCGACACTAACGCAATGTTTGCTATGCCGTGGTACTGGCACGTGGTTACCGGTGGATTTGCCTTTGGTATGTTCTTTATGGCGACAGACCCTGTATCGGCGTCATTCACCAATACCGCTAAATGGGCCTATGGCTTCTTAATCGGTTTGATGTGCGTATTGATTCGTGTGCTTAACCCTGCTTTCCCTGAAGGCATGATGTTGGCAATCTTGTTCGCGAACTTATGGGCTCCATTATTCGATTATTTCGTCGCTCAAAGCAATATTAAACGGAGGATGGCACGTGTCGGCTAA
- a CDS encoding peptidylprolyl isomerase, with protein sequence MLRALFISIFLISAPVFAKQKDDGSQIQTDNFYPRVKIETSMGDVTVELDRSRAPVAVNNFLRYVDKRSYEDTIFHRVVADFIVQGGGYDVDFAEKPSFADIINESGNGLKNEMYTIAMARQKDPHSSNRQFFFNMNDNVSLDPGRDWGYTVFGYVVEGNEILDAISQVETDYDTTWGWADVPIKPVLIKRVVVLPPV encoded by the coding sequence ATGTTACGTGCCCTATTTATCAGTATTTTTCTTATTAGTGCCCCAGTCTTTGCAAAACAAAAAGACGATGGCAGCCAAATTCAAACCGATAACTTTTACCCTAGGGTGAAAATAGAAACCTCAATGGGTGACGTTACCGTTGAGCTAGACCGCTCTCGTGCGCCAGTTGCAGTCAACAACTTTCTACGCTACGTAGATAAACGAAGCTATGAAGACACCATATTCCACCGAGTAGTGGCTGATTTTATTGTACAGGGCGGCGGATATGATGTGGATTTTGCGGAGAAACCGTCGTTCGCCGATATCATAAACGAATCAGGTAATGGCTTAAAAAACGAAATGTACACCATCGCCATGGCCCGCCAAAAAGACCCCCACTCTTCGAATCGTCAGTTCTTTTTTAATATGAACGACAACGTCAGTTTAGATCCTGGTCGTGACTGGGGATATACCGTATTCGGTTATGTGGTTGAAGGTAATGAGATACTTGATGCAATATCTCAAGTCGAAACAGACTATGACACTACGTGGGGATGGGCAGATGTTCCGATAAAACCTGTATTGATAAAGCGAGTAGTTGTTTTACCTCCGGTCTAG